In one Chlamydia sp. BM-2023 genomic region, the following are encoded:
- a CDS encoding polymorphic outer membrane protein middle domain-containing protein produces MKSSVPLLLISSAISLPLSFEAIAEEAASSTATTQTPSNGNITLGPKDDYPGTTTSEPFTVRSTSDAAGTTYTLDGDVTFNNVAGTKTADAAAGGSQTQAQPSQDNTSGQQEGGTANSDSAPAAAAYYFHTDTYNNPFYYLSSDAATQNSGTSGDSATTTTPATNTSCFSNTDGSLTFTGANHSMSFSNVSITGKGSAISNAANSALTFSGFDNLSFTNATKQDQTQADSAVYSGPKAAVPGTGTAAGSSNGTSSGIVSSAVAASGVAAEPTPTSAPSIAFTNNVNVTFTGNSSKESGGAVRVEGNGNISNNTGTVTFSGNNAKQYGGAVCLSGDLTISGNNAVVFSGNQAQTVATAPETGGGAAASAASQEGKAQEEASESEPTPAENTDNNQPAAQEGSVVAAKYVFMTSGTGGADSSSGTDNSASADDGKGYGGAICCIGQTQNPPASPPAAKQASGDVAVQTPTVNITNNTSVTFSKNAASTVGGAIFTGHLVLSGGQDVTFSENSAGEGGAASVYGATEIENNTGTVTFSGNQSVEEGGALYVRGNLTVSGNGTVVFSKNKSGTNPTPPSQPGAAASVVPVVQAASPDSATADQNTAGGADITKSLGGAIFCVGQTQNPPASNPSSQAPAGTSSVQASATVDSKQTAGNTPKTPSVVNITKNTSVTFSDNSSLTSGGAIFTEKLTLSGGKDVSFLTNSSGEGGAVTVKGDAEIKDNTGTITFSGNTSKKEGGALCTNGNLTISGNGSVVFSGNKSETPAQPAAASKAAETVALKVESPKQDGQDTEDKAAKAPEVQNSAVQNSVESSAFRNIFLAAEAQDSAAALTNTDTSQNTNTPAVASRSLGGAIYCGGESTEPVPPSDGTFFVTTLTNNNTLTFSQNSSTDRGGAIVTEKLTLSGSKNATFSENTSGEGGALYVTADTGITENGNVVFSGNQATSTTAEQGNGGAIYCLTPPPTTSGTPSSPVQSGAPTGSNDGQQAAALYTAAAAAAPSTGQVTTPPADACLTISGNKSVTFSGNSAKGKGGAIYTKKLVLSSGGEMLFSNNTASEGGAIFIVDGGSVDISASQGNITFEGNTVTTAANPSVQADTADAADTTPPNPVHNAVHVGAGSLFTQLRAGTGHSLTFYDPITTTEPQAPVTKASSSAAPAPALLKLNAQDTATSTPAIVYDGRIVFSGEKLTPEEAADPANLTSFLHHPVSLEAGTLVLKGGATLSVLSFAQQPGTLVIMDGGTTIDANVPMPQAPVTVNANPSADQKDAPQSVEVKPVDQKDAPAGENGQPADQPADSASSQPADQPKSLDASSQLARVVAKYLVNKLPAASAPVPAAPAPAVQATPVTAADGSIVINNLAVNLDSLGNGQVITITGGNGTGTGGTGTAGNVSITGDLQFVDANGGFYDNPLLSKNFSANLLSVSTGTGGKVDTTGFNIVPQGSTTSNFGYQGQWDVVQVTDAATGAISFEIKWLSAGYKPDPERRATLVPNSLWCSAIDIQSVQKIIEVSSESRNSKGLWVAGVSNFFHRDASKIQKGFRHISSGYVLGASFESIEDDIFDFGFCQLFGRDKDYHLGRTKSHVYAVSLHTKQDKMVHRYGFSNRKGVIFSRLPEQFPVTFDAQLSYSVTHNTMTTKHATAPTSKGTWNNHCVSAELGSMLPRELFSPYMKLHVVFVEQENFKETKGGDRNREFQSSRLTNVALPIGVKLEKATSSNDFGLSIAFHPDIYRHYPKSHVFLPSGNNAWTTGATNLARQAVLVEGSTHHHLADSFEIFSHGAFELRGSSRSYNADLGGKYKF; encoded by the coding sequence ATGAAGTCCTCTGTTCCTTTGTTGTTAATCTCCTCAGCTATTTCCCTACCTTTATCATTCGAAGCCATTGCCGAAGAGGCTGCCTCATCTACTGCCACTACACAAACGCCAAGCAATGGGAATATAACACTAGGTCCTAAAGACGATTATCCTGGGACAACGACTTCAGAACCATTTACTGTTAGAAGTACTTCTGATGCTGCGGGAACTACCTACACCCTTGACGGAGACGTAACTTTTAATAATGTTGCCGGAACAAAAACCGCGGATGCAGCAGCAGGCGGCTCTCAGACACAAGCACAACCTTCCCAAGACAACACGAGCGGCCAACAAGAAGGAGGGACTGCTAACAGCGATTCGGCTCCTGCTGCAGCAGCTTACTACTTCCATACAGATACCTATAACAATCCCTTTTACTATTTAAGCTCCGATGCAGCAACTCAAAATTCAGGCACTAGTGGAGACTCTGCGACTACCACTACTCCAGCTACAAATACTAGCTGCTTCTCAAATACGGATGGCTCACTGACTTTTACTGGAGCAAACCACTCCATGAGTTTTTCGAATGTCTCCATCACTGGTAAAGGATCAGCTATTAGCAATGCTGCCAATTCTGCGTTGACATTCTCAGGTTTCGACAATCTATCCTTCACTAACGCTACAAAACAAGATCAAACCCAAGCAGACAGCGCGGTTTATTCTGGACCAAAAGCTGCTGTTCCAGGAACAGGTACTGCCGCCGGTTCTTCGAATGGGACTTCTTCAGGAATTGTTTCCTCAGCTGTTGCCGCTTCCGGTGTAGCTGCAGAACCAACTCCAACATCTGCCCCAAGCATTGCATTTACAAACAACGTAAACGTTACATTTACTGGCAACTCTTCTAAAGAATCTGGTGGAGCTGTTCGTGTTGAAGGGAACGGAAATATTTCGAACAACACAGGAACAGTTACCTTCTCTGGTAATAATGCCAAGCAATACGGGGGCGCTGTCTGTCTTTCTGGAGATTTAACAATCTCGGGAAATAATGCTGTTGTCTTTTCAGGTAACCAAGCACAAACTGTTGCTACTGCTCCAGAAACTGGAGGCGGTGCTGCGGCCTCCGCTGCTTCTCAAGAAGGAAAAGCTCAAGAAGAAGCTAGTGAATCTGAACCTACACCCGCTGAAAATACTGACAATAACCAACCTGCAGCGCAAGAAGGATCTGTTGTAGCTGCTAAATATGTTTTCATGACCTCAGGAACAGGGGGTGCTGATTCATCTTCAGGAACCGATAACAGCGCATCTGCAGATGACGGAAAAGGGTATGGCGGAGCTATCTGCTGTATAGGGCAAACTCAAAACCCCCCAGCATCTCCTCCAGCAGCTAAACAAGCTTCTGGAGATGTAGCAGTACAAACTCCTACTGTAAATATTACTAACAATACTTCAGTTACTTTTTCTAAAAACGCCGCCTCAACAGTCGGTGGAGCTATTTTCACTGGGCACCTCGTTCTATCCGGTGGTCAAGACGTAACCTTCTCTGAAAATTCTGCTGGTGAAGGTGGAGCTGCTTCAGTTTATGGAGCTACAGAAATTGAAAATAATACCGGAACTGTCACGTTTTCAGGAAATCAATCTGTTGAGGAGGGTGGTGCCCTGTATGTTCGTGGAAATTTAACAGTCTCTGGCAACGGGACCGTTGTATTTTCCAAAAACAAGTCCGGTACTAATCCTACACCTCCTTCTCAACCTGGCGCGGCTGCTAGTGTAGTTCCTGTAGTACAAGCTGCTTCTCCAGATAGTGCAACAGCCGATCAGAATACAGCTGGTGGAGCAGATATAACCAAATCACTTGGTGGAGCTATCTTCTGTGTAGGACAAACTCAAAATCCCCCAGCATCTAATCCGTCATCACAAGCTCCCGCCGGCACTTCATCTGTTCAGGCTAGTGCCACAGTTGATTCCAAACAAACCGCTGGAAATACACCAAAAACTCCTAGTGTTGTAAATATTACTAAAAACACTTCAGTTACCTTTTCTGACAACTCTTCGCTAACTAGCGGCGGAGCGATTTTTACAGAAAAGCTTACACTATCCGGAGGTAAAGACGTATCCTTCTTAACCAATTCCTCTGGCGAAGGCGGAGCTGTTACAGTTAAGGGAGATGCGGAGATTAAGGATAATACCGGAACCATTACTTTCTCAGGAAATACGTCTAAGAAAGAGGGTGGTGCACTATGCACGAACGGGAACCTAACAATCTCTGGAAACGGTTCTGTTGTATTTTCCGGGAACAAGTCGGAAACTCCTGCTCAACCTGCTGCTGCTTCTAAAGCAGCAGAAACAGTTGCTCTCAAAGTAGAATCTCCTAAACAAGATGGCCAAGATACCGAGGATAAAGCAGCTAAAGCGCCTGAAGTACAAAACAGCGCAGTACAAAATAGTGTAGAGTCTTCAGCATTTAGGAATATTTTCCTAGCTGCAGAAGCACAGGACTCTGCTGCTGCTCTGACGAATACAGATACTAGCCAGAATACAAACACACCCGCAGTAGCAAGCAGATCTCTAGGCGGAGCTATTTATTGTGGAGGAGAATCTACAGAACCTGTTCCTCCTAGTGACGGAACATTTTTTGTTACAACTCTTACCAATAACAATACGCTTACTTTCTCTCAGAACTCCTCCACTGATAGGGGCGGAGCAATTGTTACTGAGAAACTCACTTTGTCAGGAAGTAAAAACGCAACTTTCTCAGAAAACACCTCTGGTGAAGGCGGCGCCCTTTATGTTACTGCCGATACAGGTATCACCGAAAACGGCAATGTTGTCTTCTCTGGCAACCAGGCAACATCTACAACTGCTGAGCAAGGCAACGGCGGAGCTATTTATTGTTTAACGCCACCACCTACTACTTCCGGGACTCCTTCTAGTCCTGTACAGTCCGGTGCACCTACTGGTTCCAATGATGGCCAACAAGCTGCTGCTCTTTATACTGCAGCTGCCGCAGCTGCTCCTTCCACAGGACAAGTCACAACTCCTCCTGCTGATGCTTGTTTAACAATTTCTGGAAACAAGTCTGTTACATTTAGCGGCAACTCCGCCAAAGGCAAAGGAGGAGCCATCTATACCAAGAAGTTGGTTCTATCTTCTGGAGGAGAAATGCTCTTCTCCAACAACACTGCAAGTGAAGGTGGAGCGATTTTCATTGTAGATGGTGGAAGTGTTGATATATCTGCTTCTCAAGGAAATATCACTTTCGAGGGTAATACAGTTACTACTGCCGCCAATCCTAGCGTTCAAGCTGACACAGCAGACGCAGCAGACACTACACCCCCTAACCCTGTCCATAACGCTGTTCATGTAGGCGCAGGTTCTTTGTTTACACAATTGCGTGCTGGAACAGGACATTCTCTTACTTTCTATGATCCTATTACAACAACAGAGCCTCAGGCTCCTGTTACTAAAGCCTCCTCTTCTGCAGCACCTGCACCTGCTTTATTGAAGTTAAATGCTCAAGATACAGCTACAAGCACACCAGCTATTGTGTATGATGGACGCATTGTATTCTCTGGTGAGAAATTAACTCCTGAAGAAGCTGCAGATCCTGCAAACCTTACAAGTTTCCTTCACCACCCTGTTTCTTTAGAAGCAGGAACCCTGGTATTAAAAGGTGGTGCTACACTGTCAGTGCTTTCTTTTGCTCAGCAGCCCGGAACACTGGTGATTATGGATGGTGGAACTACTATTGATGCCAATGTTCCTATGCCACAAGCACCAGTTACAGTTAATGCAAATCCTTCTGCTGATCAAAAAGACGCTCCTCAGAGTGTAGAAGTGAAGCCTGTTGATCAAAAAGATGCTCCTGCCGGCGAGAATGGTCAGCCGGCTGACCAACCTGCAGATAGCGCAAGTAGTCAACCTGCTGATCAACCTAAAAGCCTCGATGCAAGCAGTCAACTCGCACGTGTTGTTGCCAAATATTTAGTAAATAAATTACCTGCTGCATCAGCACCTGTTCCAGCAGCTCCAGCACCTGCTGTTCAAGCTACTCCAGTAACAGCGGCAGATGGTTCGATTGTCATTAACAATCTAGCTGTAAACTTAGATTCCTTGGGTAATGGCCAGGTAATTACTATTACCGGAGGGAATGGAACCGGAACCGGAGGAACAGGAACAGCAGGAAATGTTTCCATAACTGGGGATTTACAGTTTGTTGATGCTAACGGTGGATTCTACGACAATCCTCTATTAAGCAAGAACTTTTCTGCCAATCTTTTAAGCGTTTCTACAGGAACTGGTGGAAAAGTAGATACCACAGGATTCAATATTGTTCCTCAGGGTTCTACAACTTCCAATTTCGGTTACCAAGGACAATGGGATGTTGTTCAGGTCACAGACGCTGCTACTGGAGCCATTTCCTTTGAGATAAAATGGTTATCTGCAGGTTACAAACCAGATCCTGAAAGACGTGCTACTTTAGTTCCTAATAGCTTATGGTGCTCAGCCATCGATATTCAATCGGTTCAAAAGATTATAGAGGTTAGCTCCGAAAGTAGAAATTCCAAAGGACTGTGGGTAGCTGGAGTTTCCAACTTCTTCCATAGGGATGCTTCAAAAATTCAAAAAGGATTCCGTCACATCAGTTCGGGATATGTTCTTGGTGCAAGTTTCGAAAGCATTGAAGATGATATCTTTGACTTTGGTTTCTGCCAACTATTTGGTAGAGACAAAGACTATCACCTTGGCCGTACGAAATCCCATGTCTATGCGGTATCTCTACATACCAAGCAAGACAAAATGGTACATCGCTATGGATTTTCCAATAGAAAAGGTGTGATATTCTCCAGGCTTCCTGAGCAATTCCCTGTAACTTTTGATGCTCAACTAAGCTACAGCGTAACTCATAACACTATGACTACGAAACATGCTACGGCTCCTACATCAAAAGGTACATGGAATAACCATTGCGTATCTGCGGAATTGGGTAGTATGTTGCCTAGGGAGCTGTTCTCCCCTTATATGAAACTTCATGTTGTCTTTGTAGAACAAGAAAACTTCAAAGAAACAAAAGGTGGAGATAGAAACAGAGAATTCCAAAGTTCTCGCTTAACAAACGTTGCATTACCTATAGGTGTGAAACTTGAAAAAGCCACGTCTTCTAATGACTTTGGTTTAAGCATAGCTTTCCATCCTGATATTTATCGTCATTATCCTAAGTCCCACGTATTCTTACCTTCTGGCAATAACGCTTGGACTACAGGAGCAACGAATCTTGCGAGACAAGCAGTCTTAGTTGAGGGTTCTACACACCATCACTTAGCTGATAGCTTTGAAATCTTCTCTCATGGAGCTTTTGAGCTACGCGGATCTTCTAGAAGTTACAACGCCGATTTAGGAGGAAAGTACAAATTCTAG